From the genome of Scytonema hofmannii PCC 7110, one region includes:
- a CDS encoding WD40 repeat domain-containing protein: MSVTTTDTKIKVMTGAAIALLGFAGMWYWPSPPAATSASSQSSQSQKKTLSKFAEAFTLKGHADTILAVAVSPDGRTLASVSADKTIKLWNLTTGVAIGILKGHSDWVNSVTFSPDSKILISGSTDKTVKLWSVNTQQEIRTLRGHLAAVQSVAISPDGLTIASGSWDQSINLWNSATGAKVLTLKGSCDVVNSVAFSPDGKVLASGNYFDNTINLWNTSTGKEIQTLSGHSDAVYSLAFSADNQKLVSGSWDKTIKIWDLNTRREINTLTGHNNRVWSVAVSPDGSTLASSSWDKTIKVWNLATGQVMNTLTGHTDRVWSVAFSPDGKTLASGSFDKTVKIWRLVQ, from the coding sequence ATGTCTGTAACAACAACTGACACAAAAATTAAAGTTATGACGGGTGCGGCGATCGCGCTTTTGGGATTTGCTGGAATGTGGTATTGGCCATCTCCTCCTGCAGCAACCAGTGCGTCATCCCAATCAAGTCAATCTCAAAAAAAAACCCTATCAAAGTTCGCTGAAGCTTTCACTCTTAAAGGTCACGCTGATACAATTTTGGCTGTTGCGGTTAGCCCTGACGGACGCACTCTTGCTAGCGTTAGTGCCGACAAAACCATCAAGTTGTGGAATTTAACGACAGGAGTTGCGATCGGCATTCTCAAAGGTCATTCCGATTGGGTTAATTCTGTCACCTTTAGCCCTGACAGCAAAATCCTTATCAGTGGAAGTACTGACAAGACAGTCAAACTGTGGAGCGTAAATACTCAACAAGAAATACGTACTCTTAGGGGACATTTAGCTGCAGTCCAGTCTGTCGCTATTAGCCCGGATGGTTTAACTATCGCTAGTGGAAGCTGGGATCAGAGTATCAACTTGTGGAACTCTGCCACTGGAGCAAAAGTTCTTACTCTTAAAGGAAGCTGCGACGTTGTTAATTCTGTTGCTTTTAGCCCAGATGGTAAAGTTTTGGCTAGTGGTAACTATTTTGACAATACCATTAATTTATGGAATACGTCAACAGGAAAAGAGATCCAAACTCTTTCGGGACATTCTGATGCTGTTTATTCTCTTGCATTCAGTGCTGATAATCAAAAACTTGTCAGTGGCAGTTGGGACAAAACTATCAAAATTTGGGATCTCAATACGAGAAGAGAAATCAATACACTCACAGGACACAATAACAGAGTTTGGTCTGTAGCTGTAAGCCCTGATGGTAGTACTCTTGCTAGCAGTAGCTGGGACAAAACAATCAAAGTTTGGAACTTGGCTACAGGACAAGTCATGAATACACTCACAGGGCATACAGACAGAGTATGGTCTGTCGCTTTTAGTCCGGATGGTAAGACCCTTGCTAGTGGAAGTTTTGATAAAACAGTTAAGATCTGGCGGTTGGTGCAGTGA
- a CDS encoding PPC domain-containing protein: MVEKSNKQCANKLKLALIGCMSSSLLITNYAFPIKVLANVLHSKPFLIAKPADERQPAAVEKGIEQIPIAQQPVPRQVKQPIESPLPAGVSSGSVNSTPKSNPSETSTASKPNVSTTPTQPSNTSTTSTPSGTGVSIPVPSPSGDRSTPSRQGNSTPSRQGNSTPSRQGNSTPSRQGNSTPSRQGNSKPSRQGNSKPSRQGNSTPTTAATSSVSLSKTPEFQEINFVDIAFGVLAPGDYQSQGRYYHFYQFEGRENQLVQIRLSGSADRRRTNNLNLDPFMFLLDPDNNVLLTRGNEEVNPQGVKDAFIFVRLPRTGTYTIAVTSRKPGDTGRYSLALRNDRASYSLDRSDELTQESRIQRKSGSPYNISKFQGKKDQLVSIRADSVFEQFSPYIVLLNSQGQIVATDDNKDGRYSAFIDRAKLPEDGTYYVVVISANSRERGTYRLTVF, translated from the coding sequence ATGGTAGAAAAAAGCAACAAACAATGTGCAAACAAATTAAAGTTGGCTTTAATTGGTTGCATGAGTAGTAGTTTGTTGATAACAAATTATGCCTTTCCTATCAAGGTTTTAGCAAATGTCCTACACTCAAAACCCTTTTTAATTGCCAAACCCGCCGATGAGAGACAACCAGCAGCAGTAGAAAAAGGTATTGAGCAAATTCCTATAGCCCAACAACCCGTACCCCGACAGGTAAAACAACCCATTGAATCGCCTCTACCTGCAGGTGTATCTTCGGGATCTGTAAATTCCACCCCAAAATCTAATCCTTCTGAGACCAGCACGGCCTCAAAACCGAACGTCTCAACTACACCAACGCAACCCTCTAACACTAGCACAACATCTACTCCATCCGGCACAGGTGTTTCCATTCCAGTACCTAGTCCTTCAGGCGATCGCTCGACGCCTTCGCGCCAAGGAAATTCTACGCCTTCGCGTCAAGGAAATTCTACGCCTTCGCGTCAAGGAAATTCTACGCCTTCGCGCCAAGGAAATTCTACGCCTTCGCGTCAAGGAAATTCTAAGCCTTCACGCCAGGGAAATTCTAAGCCTTCACGCCAGGGAAATTCTACGCCAACAACAGCAGCTACTTCATCTGTTTCTTTGTCCAAAACACCTGAGTTTCAAGAAATAAACTTTGTAGATATCGCATTCGGTGTTTTGGCTCCAGGAGATTATCAATCACAGGGCAGATATTATCACTTCTACCAGTTTGAAGGTAGAGAAAACCAACTTGTTCAAATTAGGCTAAGTGGTAGTGCAGATCGGCGTCGTACAAACAACTTGAATTTAGACCCCTTCATGTTTTTGCTCGATCCAGATAATAACGTGCTTTTGACGAGAGGTAATGAAGAGGTGAATCCTCAAGGAGTCAAAGATGCATTTATTTTTGTCCGATTGCCAAGAACAGGTACCTACACGATCGCTGTCACCAGCCGTAAGCCCGGAGATACAGGGCGGTACAGTTTGGCTCTTAGAAATGACAGAGCAAGTTACAGTCTCGATCGCTCTGATGAATTAACCCAAGAAAGTCGAATCCAACGAAAAAGTGGCAGCCCTTATAATATATCTAAGTTTCAGGGTAAAAAAGACCAACTTGTGAGTATCCGTGCTGACAGTGTCTTTGAACAGTTTTCACCTTACATAGTCTTGTTGAATTCCCAAGGGCAAATTGTCGCTACAGATGATAACAAGGATGGAAGGTACAGTGCATTCATTGACCGAGCCAAGTTACCTGAAGATGGCACGTACTATGTAGTCGTTATCTCAGCAAATTCAAGAGAACGGGGTACGTATCGGTTGACTGTGTTTTAG
- a CDS encoding serine/threonine-protein kinase produces the protein MLCCLNPDCLNPLNPDDSVLCKSCGTPLVSLLRNRYRVIKVLSDEGGFGKTYLAEDVDKLKELCVVKQFAPKIQGTSALKKAVQLFQEEAQRLQQLGEHNQIPHLLAYFEENNYLFLVQQYIDGQNLLKELQLVGTYSESNIRELLLDLLPVLQFIHKQGVIHRDIKPQNIIRRDSDGRLVLIDFGASKQLSVTVQTKIGTTIGSHGYTPMEQMEDGKAYPSSDLFGLGATCFHLLTGISPSKLWLQHGFSWVNDWQRYLKKPGSGEAILSPKLSKILDKLLKVEFQQRYQGAEEALKDLSELLPPPSSTLLSVNSLQSQLLPLPRSASKVRHQLLISAGMVLLGLGGVSLYLFYPPAVTQSSDVSQPSNKTVQSSNSPETLRGHSSDVNSVAFSPNGQSLASASDDRTIKIWNLATRQTTLTLKGHSQWVWTVAFSPDGKTLASGSADNTIKLWNLETGQEMGTLKGHPGGVSSVAFSPDGRTLASGGLDKTVKLWDVVTGKEIRTLKGHSRATASVRFSPDGMTLASGSWDKTIKLWNVLTGEEVRTLEGHTDYVLSVAFSPDGVTLASGSKDKRIKLWNLATGEVTHTLTQHSDKINSVAFLPNAGYGKSLNGVILVSGSNDNTIKLWNSTTGEKIQTLKKDSGYIYSVTINPDGQTIASGGSADNIIKVWQLPL, from the coding sequence ATGCTCTGCTGCCTGAATCCCGACTGCCTAAATCCCCTAAATCCTGACGACAGCGTGCTGTGCAAAAGCTGCGGTACACCATTGGTATCGCTGTTAAGGAATCGTTATCGTGTTATCAAAGTATTGTCTGATGAAGGTGGATTTGGCAAAACTTATCTTGCTGAAGACGTGGATAAGTTGAAAGAATTGTGTGTAGTCAAGCAGTTTGCGCCAAAAATTCAGGGAACAAGTGCTCTAAAAAAAGCAGTTCAGCTATTTCAAGAAGAAGCGCAGCGATTGCAACAACTTGGAGAACACAATCAAATTCCCCATCTTTTGGCTTATTTCGAGGAGAATAATTATCTATTTTTAGTACAGCAATATATCGATGGTCAAAATTTATTAAAAGAATTGCAACTAGTGGGAACTTATAGTGAAAGTAACATTCGTGAACTTTTACTAGATTTATTACCTGTGCTCCAGTTTATCCACAAACAAGGAGTTATCCACCGAGATATTAAGCCGCAAAATATTATTCGTCGTGATAGTGATGGGCGATTGGTGCTGATTGATTTTGGAGCCTCAAAGCAGCTATCGGTAACAGTACAAACTAAAATCGGGACAACCATTGGGTCTCATGGTTATACCCCAATGGAACAGATGGAAGACGGAAAAGCTTATCCATCAAGCGATTTGTTTGGTTTGGGTGCAACTTGCTTCCATTTACTGACAGGGATTTCTCCGTCTAAACTTTGGCTGCAACATGGCTTTAGTTGGGTGAATGATTGGCAGCGATATCTCAAAAAACCAGGTAGCGGAGAAGCAATTTTAAGTCCCAAGTTAAGTAAGATTCTCGACAAACTTTTGAAAGTAGAATTTCAACAGCGCTATCAAGGAGCAGAGGAAGCCCTCAAAGATTTATCAGAGCTTTTACCGCCACCATCTTCAACCCTACTTTCGGTCAATTCATTACAATCTCAGTTGCTTCCTTTACCGCGATCGGCTAGCAAGGTAAGACATCAACTCTTGATAAGTGCTGGTATGGTTCTGTTGGGATTGGGAGGAGTTAGTTTATACCTATTTTACCCACCTGCAGTTACTCAGTCTTCTGATGTCAGTCAGCCAAGCAATAAAACCGTTCAAAGTTCTAACTCACCAGAGACCCTGAGAGGTCACTCCAGCGATGTTAACTCCGTCGCCTTCTCTCCAAATGGGCAATCTCTTGCTAGCGCCAGTGACGATCGCACAATTAAAATCTGGAACTTAGCGACCCGACAGACAACCCTTACCCTCAAAGGTCACTCTCAATGGGTTTGGACTGTTGCCTTCAGCCCAGATGGTAAAACTCTTGCTAGTGGCAGTGCAGACAATACTATCAAACTGTGGAATTTAGAAACAGGGCAAGAAATGGGTACTCTAAAGGGACATCCGGGCGGAGTTTCTTCAGTTGCCTTTAGCCCAGATGGCAGAACTCTTGCCAGTGGAGGTTTAGATAAAACTGTAAAATTGTGGGATGTGGTAACGGGAAAAGAAATTCGCACGCTAAAAGGACACTCAAGGGCAACTGCTTCTGTTCGCTTTAGTCCTGATGGCATGACTCTTGCTAGTGGGAGTTGGGATAAGACAATTAAACTGTGGAATGTATTAACAGGTGAAGAAGTTCGTACTTTAGAAGGACATACTGACTACGTTCTTTCTGTTGCCTTTAGTCCAGATGGTGTCACTCTTGCCAGTGGTAGTAAAGATAAAAGAATTAAACTTTGGAACTTAGCAACGGGAGAAGTTACGCATACATTAACACAACATTCCGACAAAATAAATTCTGTTGCTTTTCTACCAAATGCAGGTTATGGCAAAAGCTTAAACGGAGTTATCCTTGTCAGTGGTAGCAATGACAATACAATTAAACTGTGGAATTCTACAACTGGAGAAAAAATTCAGACTTTAAAGAAGGATTCTGGTTATATTTACTCTGTCACTATCAACCCAGATGGACAAACGATTGCTAGTGGTGGTAGTGCTGACAACATCATTAAAGTTTGGCAGTTGCCACTGTGA
- a CDS encoding CBS domain-containing protein has protein sequence MQYDDIQLSEPAIEAAIDYNPLTVTTDTLLIDVIALMNQRRIHSCSLSGVNSYSDGFPSYETGSSCVLVMQGTELLGIFTERDIVRLTAASIPFEKVTIAEVMTKPVITLSQTTFKDIFAPLFLFRRYRIRHLPILGQKGELIGVVSHESIRSILRPIHLLKLMRVGDVMTTQVIRAPVTASILSLAQVMAEYKISCVVITEQYPELELGHFIHVPVGIVTERDIVQFQALQMNLTEVRAQSVMSTPLFLLSPEDSLLTALREMHRRHTKRLVVSWDGGKELGLVTQSSLLRVLDPVQMYGVIETLQKTVI, from the coding sequence ATGCAATACGATGACATACAGCTAAGTGAGCCAGCAATAGAAGCAGCAATAGACTATAATCCACTCACAGTTACAACTGACACACTACTAATAGACGTTATTGCTTTAATGAACCAAAGGCGGATTCACAGTTGTTCGTTATCTGGTGTCAATTCGTACTCAGATGGGTTTCCCTCCTATGAGACAGGTTCTAGTTGTGTTCTAGTGATGCAGGGAACGGAGTTGTTAGGAATCTTTACAGAACGGGATATTGTGCGACTGACAGCAGCAAGCATACCCTTTGAAAAGGTGACAATCGCTGAAGTCATGACAAAACCAGTGATTACACTCTCTCAAACTACTTTTAAAGATATTTTTGCCCCTCTATTTTTATTTCGGCGCTACCGGATTCGTCATTTACCGATTTTAGGACAGAAGGGAGAACTCATTGGAGTTGTTTCTCATGAAAGTATTCGTAGTATTTTGCGCCCCATCCATCTCCTCAAGCTTATGCGTGTAGGGGATGTGATGACAACCCAAGTGATTCGTGCGCCAGTCACTGCTTCAATTTTGAGCTTAGCTCAAGTCATGGCGGAGTATAAAATTAGCTGTGTTGTCATTACCGAGCAATATCCAGAATTAGAACTGGGACACTTTATTCATGTTCCTGTAGGAATTGTTACCGAGCGAGATATCGTACAATTCCAAGCGCTACAAATGAATTTGACAGAAGTCCGGGCGCAGTCTGTTATGAGTACGCCGCTTTTTCTATTAAGTCCTGAAGATTCTCTTTTAACGGCTTTGCGGGAAATGCATAGGCGGCATACAAAAAGATTAGTCGTGTCTTGGGATGGTGGCAAAGAACTGGGACTTGTAACTCAAAGCAGCCTGCTACGAGTTCTCGATCCAGTCCAGATGTATGGGGTAATCGAAACGTTACAAAAAACTGTTATCTAA
- a CDS encoding RNA-guided endonuclease TnpB family protein, whose amino-acid sequence MARKKVVQTTEYTVTRIAYSVGDVPDKLSNLAQALGDLRSELWNKYGSLQAWGIDKNTIIKNIRNAPELRALYGSERFNLSSEIWERTVQAVIDDIHTVQEAAIVQVIRKIYSTFKPEKKQVIKGKKTRLVDNPETSFRDELTKSLNSQEWRQYPLISRWVRQYYKRGHTWVDNQIVINALGSNMKGKVSHKGKVTTYQIPGFMNGKKVSWISISVLTGRVTPSSGRLRFIINDSGNVELHYPKTTKIEVNPSKDNLGVDKGVTEGFYGSNGIAYAKGLGSVINDASDRRTKKNKKRQKLFAISKKVDPAKSARILENNLGRKKANRLDIRKRQTITQIIRTDTKKIFDNFGEVVAEDLSKYIKGKKRSKAVNRKLNEWSKGELQKALDEISIRKGGVVKLVNPAYTSQVDHRNGTLLGKRLGDQFLTFDGVVLQADQNAATNIKTRGSDLQITKFMKKEQIHRILLERTALFLSELGHSLESAVSMGWLDEKHLGRGKPLRRRR is encoded by the coding sequence ATGGCACGGAAAAAAGTAGTCCAGACAACTGAATATACAGTTACTCGGATTGCCTACTCTGTTGGTGACGTACCAGACAAGTTAAGTAATCTGGCTCAAGCTTTAGGCGACTTACGCTCAGAGTTATGGAACAAATATGGGTCACTGCAAGCTTGGGGGATTGATAAAAATACAATTATTAAGAACATCCGAAACGCCCCAGAGCTAAGAGCACTATATGGGTCAGAAAGATTTAACCTTAGCTCTGAAATATGGGAAAGAACTGTACAAGCCGTCATTGATGATATTCATACAGTTCAAGAAGCGGCTATTGTACAAGTTATTCGGAAAATATACTCTACCTTTAAACCTGAAAAAAAGCAGGTGATTAAAGGTAAAAAAACAAGATTAGTAGATAACCCAGAAACTTCATTCAGAGATGAGCTTACTAAAAGTCTCAATTCTCAGGAGTGGCGACAATACCCTTTAATTAGTCGTTGGGTTAGGCAATATTATAAGCGTGGTCATACTTGGGTTGATAACCAAATTGTAATCAACGCCCTTGGTTCAAATATGAAAGGTAAGGTGTCCCATAAAGGAAAAGTGACTACTTACCAAATACCTGGTTTTATGAATGGAAAGAAAGTATCGTGGATATCTATTTCCGTCCTCACTGGTAGAGTTACACCCTCTTCTGGACGCCTACGTTTTATAATCAATGATTCGGGAAATGTAGAACTTCATTATCCTAAAACAACTAAGATTGAAGTCAATCCTAGCAAGGATAACTTAGGCGTTGACAAGGGGGTTACTGAAGGCTTTTATGGTAGTAATGGTATAGCTTATGCTAAAGGTTTAGGAAGTGTTATTAATGATGCTTCTGACAGAAGAACTAAGAAAAATAAGAAGCGCCAAAAGTTATTTGCTATCTCAAAAAAGGTTGACCCTGCTAAGTCAGCTAGAATCTTAGAAAATAACTTAGGGCGGAAAAAAGCGAACAGGTTAGATATTAGAAAACGTCAAACAATTACTCAGATCATTCGCACTGATACCAAGAAAATATTTGATAACTTTGGTGAAGTGGTAGCCGAAGATTTAAGTAAATACATAAAAGGGAAAAAGAGATCCAAAGCTGTAAATCGCAAATTAAATGAATGGAGCAAAGGTGAATTACAGAAAGCATTAGATGAAATTTCTATCCGTAAGGGTGGAGTGGTTAAATTAGTCAATCCTGCGTATACTTCACAGGTTGATCATCGCAATGGTACGTTACTGGGAAAACGTCTGGGAGATCAATTCTTGACCTTTGATGGGGTGGTATTGCAAGCTGACCAAAATGCGGCGACGAACATCAAAACTAGGGGGTCTGACCTTCAAATAACTAAGTTTATGAAAAAGGAACAGATTCATAGAATTTTGCTGGAACGTACTGCACTATTCCTCTCTGAGTTAGGTCATAGTTTGGAGTCTGCTGTCTCAATGGGATGGTTAGATGAAAAGCATCTCGGTAGAGGTAAACCGCTACGGCGTAGGCGGTAG
- the mnmE gene encoding tRNA uridine-5-carboxymethylaminomethyl(34) synthesis GTPase MnmE — MSENFATTGTIAAIATAIVPQQGSVGIVRVSGTEAMHIAQTLFHAPGRQAWESHRILYGYIRHPQTQQVVDEALLLIMKAPRSYTRDDVVEFHCHGGIMAVQQVLQLCLENGARLAQPGEFTLRAFLNGRLDLTQAESIADLVGARSPQAAQAALAGLQGKLAHPIRQLRESCLDILAEIEARIDFEEDLPPLDETRVISEIERVAVEIANILATADKGELLRTGLKVAIVGRPNVGKSSLLNAWSRSDRAIVTDLPGTTRDVVESQLVVGGIPVQVLDTAGIRETEDQVEKIGVERSRRAASGADLVLLTVDASTGWTAGDREIYEQVQHRPLILVINKIDLASPAEVQYPKSISHVVKTAVAQNQGLDALEAAILEKVRIDKVQASDLDLAINQRQAAALVKAKMSLQQVQETIAQQLPLDFWTIDLRGAIQALGEITGEEVTESVLDKIFSRFCIGK; from the coding sequence ATGTCAGAAAACTTTGCAACCACTGGAACTATTGCCGCGATCGCAACTGCTATTGTCCCCCAACAAGGCAGTGTTGGGATCGTGCGTGTCTCCGGGACGGAAGCAATGCACATTGCTCAAACATTGTTTCACGCACCAGGGCGTCAAGCTTGGGAAAGTCACCGTATCCTCTATGGTTATATTCGCCATCCACAGACACAACAAGTGGTGGATGAAGCGCTTTTGCTGATTATGAAAGCACCTCGTTCCTATACTCGTGACGATGTGGTGGAATTTCACTGTCATGGAGGAATCATGGCAGTACAGCAGGTTTTGCAGCTCTGTTTGGAAAATGGGGCTAGACTGGCTCAGCCGGGAGAGTTTACCCTGCGGGCGTTTTTAAATGGACGACTGGATTTAACTCAAGCAGAAAGTATTGCCGATCTGGTGGGTGCGCGATCGCCGCAAGCAGCACAAGCCGCATTGGCAGGATTGCAAGGAAAATTAGCGCATCCTATCCGTCAGTTACGGGAGAGTTGCTTAGATATTTTAGCAGAAATCGAAGCTCGAATAGATTTTGAGGAAGATTTACCACCGTTAGATGAAACTAGAGTTATCTCGGAAATTGAGAGAGTTGCTGTAGAAATAGCCAACATCTTGGCAACTGCTGACAAAGGCGAACTGCTTCGCACTGGGTTAAAAGTGGCGATCGTTGGGCGTCCGAATGTAGGTAAGTCGAGTTTGTTGAATGCTTGGAGTCGAAGCGATCGCGCCATTGTGACTGACTTACCCGGTACAACTCGCGATGTTGTAGAATCACAGTTAGTTGTGGGTGGAATTCCCGTGCAGGTCTTAGATACAGCCGGAATTCGGGAAACAGAAGACCAAGTAGAAAAGATTGGGGTTGAACGTTCCCGACGTGCTGCAAGTGGTGCGGATTTAGTGCTGTTGACTGTAGACGCTTCAACAGGTTGGACAGCAGGTGATAGAGAAATCTATGAACAAGTGCAACATCGTCCTTTGATTTTAGTGATCAACAAAATTGACCTAGCATCACCAGCAGAAGTGCAATATCCCAAGAGTATTAGCCATGTTGTTAAGACAGCCGTTGCTCAAAACCAAGGGCTTGATGCTTTAGAAGCAGCGATTTTGGAAAAAGTCAGAATAGATAAAGTACAAGCCTCTGACTTAGATTTAGCGATTAACCAAAGACAAGCAGCCGCACTTGTCAAAGCGAAAATGTCGTTACAACAAGTACAGGAAACAATCGCTCAGCAGCTACCTCTTGATTTTTGGACGATTGACTTGCGAGGCGCAATTCAAGCGCTGGGAGAAATTACTGGTGAGGAGGTCACAGAATCAGTATTGGATAAAATTTTCAGTAGGTTCTGCATCGGAAAATAG
- a CDS encoding formylglycine-generating enzyme family protein: MKFWSRRRVLQLLSFTSYGFSTALFTRTIFPLRGLAKTNSIVTLPFQFESVAVNSQGQEIHSIGHAKRFIEILGSDEILEMVAIPSGTFEMGSSETEIGRDENEGPTHAVTVDAFSIGRYPITQSQWQSVAALPKIKRFLDPNPSAFKGDNNPVERICWYDAVEFCARLSKQTGRTYRLPTEAEWEYACRAGTTTSFHFGENLTTVLANYNGHAIRNFKKTHSTEIDEMLSQGSSSSPSGGSPSGGNPSGCPSGCPSGRNPSGQSGFNSSGNMGDVSSLKQNKQVIYRQQTTSVGSFQVANAFGLSDMHGLVWEWCADHWHDNYEGSDAKGRAWLSDNEYQFRVMRGGAWSTFFDRCRAASRSKGGLYDQSYNIGFRVVCELT; encoded by the coding sequence ATGAAATTTTGGTCACGACGGCGCGTACTCCAGTTACTTAGTTTTACTAGTTATGGATTCAGTACAGCTCTATTTACCAGAACAATATTTCCATTACGTGGATTAGCGAAAACGAATTCAATTGTCACACTCCCCTTTCAATTTGAGAGTGTTGCAGTAAATTCCCAAGGGCAAGAAATCCACAGTATTGGTCATGCCAAACGCTTTATTGAAATTCTTGGTAGTGATGAAATCCTAGAGATGGTTGCTATTCCTAGTGGTACCTTTGAAATGGGATCGTCAGAAACTGAAATAGGACGAGACGAAAATGAAGGTCCAACGCACGCCGTAACAGTAGATGCTTTTTCCATAGGTAGGTATCCTATCACCCAGTCACAGTGGCAGTCTGTAGCAGCACTCCCCAAAATTAAACGTTTTCTTGATCCTAATCCGTCCGCTTTCAAGGGAGACAACAACCCTGTAGAGCGTATCTGCTGGTATGATGCTGTTGAGTTTTGTGCACGTCTCAGCAAGCAGACAGGACGGACATATCGACTACCCACTGAAGCCGAGTGGGAATATGCTTGTCGCGCTGGCACTACAACCTCGTTTCACTTTGGTGAAAACCTGACAACTGTTCTAGCGAACTACAACGGACACGCCATCCGTAACTTCAAAAAGACCCATAGTACTGAAATTGATGAAATGCTTAGTCAGGGGAGTTCTTCCAGTCCTTCAGGAGGTAGTCCTTCAGGAGGTAATCCTTCAGGATGTCCTTCGGGATGTCCTTCAGGACGTAATCCTTCAGGGCAAAGCGGTTTCAATTCTTCAGGAAACATGGGAGATGTATCCTCTCTCAAGCAAAACAAGCAAGTTATATATCGTCAACAAACGACTTCTGTAGGAAGTTTTCAAGTTGCGAATGCATTTGGTTTGTCCGATATGCATGGGTTAGTTTGGGAATGGTGCGCTGACCATTGGCACGATAACTATGAAGGATCTGACGCAAAAGGACGGGCATGGTTATCAGACAATGAGTATCAATTCCGGGTGATGCGTGGGGGAGCCTGGAGTACCTTCTTTGATCGCTGTCGGGCAGCAAGTCGCAGTAAGGGTGGACTGTACGATCAAAGTTATAACATCGGTTTTCGGGTTGTGTGTGAATTGACTTAA